One genomic region from Bactrocera tryoni isolate S06 chromosome 3, CSIRO_BtryS06_freeze2, whole genome shotgun sequence encodes:
- the LOC120772763 gene encoding elongation factor 1-alpha 1: protein MGKEKVHINIVVIGHVDSGKSTTTGHLIYKCGGIDKRTIEKFEKEAQEMGKGSFKYAWVLDKLKAERERGITIDIALWKFETSKYYVTIIDAPGHRDFIKNMITGTSQADCAVLIVAAGTGEFEAGISKNGQTREHALLAFTLGVKQLIVGVNKMDSSEPPYSEARYEEIKKEVSSYIKKIGYNPAAVAFVPISGWHGDNMLEASTNMPWFKGWKVERKEGNAEGKTLIDALDAILPPSRPTDKALRLPLQDVYKIGGIGTVPVGRVETGVLKPGMVVVFAPANITTEVKSVEMHHEALPEAVPGDNVGFNVKNVSVKELRRGYVAGDSKASPPKGAADFTAQVIVLNHPGQIANGYTPVLDCHTAHIACKFAEIKEKVDRRSGKTTEENPKFIKSGDAAIVNLVPSKPLCVESFQEFPPLGRFAVRDMRQTVAVGVIKSVNFKDASGGKVTKAAEKATKGKK, encoded by the coding sequence atgggTAAGGAGAAGGTTCATATTAATATCGTCGTTATTGGACACGTCGATTCTGGAAAGTCGACCACCACCGGTCACTTGATCTACAAATGCGGTGGTATCGACAAGCGTACAATTGAGAAGTTCGAGAAGGAAGCTCAGGAAATGGGCAAGGGTTCCTTCAAGTACGCCTGGGTTTTGGATAAATTGAAGGCCGAACGTGAGCGTGGTATCACCATCGATATCGCCTTGTGGAAGTTTGAAACCTCCAAATACTACGTCACCATCATCGACGCCCCTGGCCACAgagatttcattaaaaacatGATCACTGGTACCTCACAGGCTGATTGTGCTGTGTTGATTGTCGCCGCTGGTACTGGTGAATTCGAAGCCGGTATCTCCAAGAACGGCCAGACTCGTGAGCATGCTCTTCTTGCTTTCACCCTTGGTGTGAAACAACTGATCGTTGGTGTCAACAAGATGGATTCGTCTGAACCACCATACAGTGAGGCTCGTTATGAGGAAATCAAGAAGGAAGTATCCTCATATATCAAGAAGATCGGTTACAACCCAGCTGCTGTTGCATTCGTGCCAATCTCTGGCTGGCATGGTGATAACATGTTGGAAGCATCCACCAACATGCCATGGTTCAAGGGATGGAAGGTCGAACGTAAGGAAGGTAATGCTGAAGGCAAGACACTTATCGATGCTCTTGATGCTATTTTGCCCCCATCTCGCCCAACCGACAAGGCCCTCCGTCTGCCACTCCAGGATGTGTACAAAATTGGTGGCATTGGAACAGTACCAGTCGGTCGTGTTGAAACTGGTGTACTGAAACCCGGTATGGTTGTTGTTTTCGCCCCAGCGAACATCACCACTGAAGTTAAGTCCGTCGAAATGCACCACGAAGCTTTGCCAGAGGCTGTTCCCGGTGACAACGTTGGTTTCAACGTTAAGAACGTTTCCGTTAAGGAATTGCGTCGTGGTTATGTCGCTGGTGATTCTAAGGCAAGCCCCCCTAAGGGTGCTGCTGATTTCACCGCCCAGGTTATTGTGTTGAACCACCCTGGTCAAATTGCCAACGGCTACACTCCAGTGTTGGATTGCCACACCGCTCACATTGCCTGCAAGTTCgctgaaattaaagaaaaggtTGATCGCCGTTCCGGTAAGACCACCGAAGAGAACCCCAAATTCATCAAATCTGGTGATGCTGCCATCGTTAACTTGGTGCCCTCCAAGCCATTGTGTGTTGAATCTTTCCAAGAATTCCCCCCATTGGGTCGTTTCGCTGTGCGTGATATGAGACAGACTGTTGCTGTCGGTGTCATCAAGAGTGTGAACTTCAAGGATGCCTCCGGTGGTAAAGTAACCAAGGCCGCCGAAAAGGCCACCAAGGGCAAGAAGTAG